The Lacrimispora xylanolytica genome has a segment encoding these proteins:
- a CDS encoding bifunctional metallophosphatase/5'-nucleotidase, producing the protein MKRKATIYYTSDVHGYLLPTSYGDKEEKAMGLLNCVSNFKKDGNTLVFDGGDTLQGSPMASYIMAKGGEVLESEPIALVYNEAGYDCVVPGNHDFNFGYERLSHYYNALHGACLGANVEDLEGELKLSNSKIFTLENGLRLGVTGIVTDYVNVWEQPEHLKNIKITDAFMAAKKELSLLKDQCDVTICIYHGGYECDLETGEVLSTSGENVGYRILKELDYDILLTAHQHMPVSGREICGTHTLQVMANAIQFARIEITVSEGKVTVESTICPAGDYHEEEPYKTLLPLEGEVQKWLDVSIGRLKEPVLEMSKLDMAMYGSGIADLFNQIQLFYSGADISCVGLGNTPMSLPEHITMRDLVRVYPFSNTLVVLSVDEAALKKALERCAEYFTLKDGVIEISDVFLNPKVEHYNYDYFAGITYEVDVTMPVGSRVRSILYQGEPLNGRSLSLCMSDYRGSGTGGYEVYKTCPVIKRIGTDVPELALDYLKKHPVVELQKNGSIIIRR; encoded by the coding sequence ATGAAACGAAAAGCAACGATATATTACACCTCAGATGTCCATGGATACCTGCTTCCGACCTCATACGGAGACAAAGAGGAAAAGGCCATGGGTCTGTTAAACTGTGTATCCAACTTTAAAAAGGACGGAAATACACTTGTTTTTGATGGGGGAGATACGCTTCAGGGCTCTCCCATGGCCTCCTACATTATGGCAAAGGGAGGTGAGGTTCTTGAATCCGAGCCTATCGCTCTTGTGTATAATGAGGCAGGGTATGATTGCGTGGTTCCGGGAAACCATGACTTTAACTTTGGATATGAACGCCTTTCCCATTATTACAATGCGTTGCATGGTGCCTGTCTTGGTGCCAATGTAGAAGATCTGGAAGGTGAATTAAAGCTCTCAAACAGTAAAATCTTCACTCTGGAAAATGGCCTTCGTCTGGGCGTTACAGGCATTGTAACTGATTATGTCAATGTTTGGGAACAACCGGAGCATCTTAAGAATATAAAGATAACAGATGCCTTTATGGCAGCAAAGAAGGAACTGTCCCTTCTTAAGGATCAGTGTGATGTCACCATCTGTATTTATCATGGCGGCTATGAATGCGATCTGGAAACTGGTGAGGTCTTAAGCACCAGCGGTGAAAACGTAGGCTACCGGATTTTAAAAGAGCTGGACTATGATATCCTCCTGACAGCTCATCAGCATATGCCGGTTTCTGGAAGAGAGATTTGCGGGACCCATACCCTTCAGGTAATGGCCAATGCCATTCAGTTTGCCAGGATTGAGATTACAGTCTCAGAGGGCAAGGTTACTGTTGAATCCACCATTTGCCCGGCGGGCGATTACCATGAGGAAGAGCCCTATAAGACCCTTCTTCCATTGGAGGGCGAAGTACAGAAATGGCTTGACGTGAGCATTGGAAGATTAAAAGAACCAGTCTTAGAAATGAGCAAGCTTGATATGGCGATGTACGGTTCTGGAATCGCAGATTTATTTAACCAGATACAGCTTTTCTATTCTGGGGCGGATATCTCCTGTGTGGGCCTTGGCAATACTCCTATGAGTCTCCCGGAGCACATCACCATGCGGGATCTGGTAAGGGTATACCCCTTCTCCAACACCCTGGTCGTTTTATCCGTTGATGAGGCTGCTCTTAAAAAAGCGTTGGAACGCTGCGCCGAATACTTCACCTTAAAGGATGGTGTCATTGAGATTTCTGATGTATTCTTAAATCCAAAGGTGGAGCATTACAATTACGATTATTTTGCAGGAATCACCTATGAAGTAGATGTGACCATGCCGGTAGGAAGCCGGGTAAGGTCCATTTTATATCAGGGTGAACCGTTAAATGGACGGAGCTTAAGTCTTTGTATGAGTGATTACAGAGGAAGTGGAACCGGAGGCTATGAAGTGTACAAAACGTGTCCGGTAATAAAGCGAATCGGTACCGATGTACCTGAGCTTGCCCTGGATTATTTAAAAAAGCACCCCGTGGTAGAACTCCAAAAGAATGGGAGCATCATCATCCGTAGGTAA
- the phnE gene encoding phosphonate ABC transporter, permease protein PhnE, whose product MNKQIEKAYAERPKNTVYQIAVSVIVLVCILWSGSAVEISKGGLSGLSIAGNILNGIFHPEPKLLFNLTIQGVPYLLLETVCIAFLGTLVGAFLAIPLSFLSASNLMPAPIAFISRLIIMAIRTIPAFVYGLMFIRVSGPGAFTGLLTMSVCSIGMVSKMYIEAIEDLDTRILESLDACGCTTFQKIRYGILPQLIPNFASTVIYRFDINLRDATVLGLVGAGGIGAPLIFAMNSYRWNEAGAILVGLVVLVLLVEYISTKIRVKLARG is encoded by the coding sequence ATGAATAAACAAATTGAAAAAGCATACGCTGAACGGCCAAAGAATACAGTATACCAGATAGCAGTGTCTGTCATTGTCCTGGTGTGTATCTTATGGTCCGGTTCCGCGGTTGAGATATCAAAGGGAGGTCTTTCAGGCCTTTCTATTGCAGGAAATATCTTAAATGGTATTTTCCATCCAGAACCAAAGCTACTGTTTAACTTAACCATTCAGGGCGTGCCTTATCTCCTTCTTGAGACCGTTTGTATTGCATTTTTAGGAACTCTGGTAGGTGCATTTTTAGCCATTCCACTGTCATTTTTATCAGCGTCCAATTTAATGCCAGCACCCATTGCCTTTATCAGCCGTCTGATTATCATGGCAATTCGTACCATACCTGCATTTGTATATGGTCTTATGTTTATCCGTGTCAGCGGACCTGGCGCATTTACCGGACTTCTCACCATGTCTGTCTGCTCCATTGGTATGGTATCCAAGATGTACATTGAAGCCATTGAGGATTTAGATACCAGGATTTTAGAGTCCTTAGATGCCTGTGGCTGTACGACGTTTCAGAAGATCCGCTATGGCATTCTTCCCCAGTTGATTCCAAACTTCGCCTCTACGGTAATTTATAGGTTTGACATCAATTTAAGGGATGCTACGGTTCTTGGTCTCGTGGGTGCCGGAGGTATTGGCGCACCTTTAATCTTTGCCATGAATTCCTACCGCTGGAATGAGGCTGGAGCGATTTTAGTGGGACTTGTCGTGTTGGTTCTCCTGGTGGAATACATCTCCACAAAGATTCGTGTAAAGCTGGCCAGGGGGTGA
- a CDS encoding spore surface glycoprotein BclB, whose amino-acid sequence MIVCIILHKLNVATGPTGDTGPSGSIGPTGATGPTGAIGPTGETGPTGFTGPTGATGPTGSTGPTGATGPTGEIGPTGETGPTGVTGPTGAIGPTGATGPTGATGPTGATGPTGATGPTGATGPTGATGPTGETGQTGATGPTGATGPTGVTGPTGATGPTGVTGPTGATGSTGATGDTGATGPTGATGPTGFTGPTGLIGPTGSTGPTGATGPTGFTGPTGVTGLTGATGPTGATGPTGATGPTGAAGDTGATGPTGETGMVGETGPTGVTGPTGETGPAGETGPTGVTGPTGATGPTGATGPTGLIGPTGSTGPTGVTGPTGATGPTGFTGPTGATGPTGVTGPTGATGPTGITGPTGVTGPTGATGPTGLIGPTGSTGPTGVTGPTGATGPTGFTGPTGATGPTGVTGPTGATGPTGITGPTGVTGPTGATGPTGFTGPTGATGPTGDTGPTGATGPTGSTGPTGETGPTGATGPTGATGPTGVTGPTGVTGPTGPTGETGPTGATGPTGATGPTGATGPTGDIITARNLFIANNENILVGGIQSVPFNVTVMDNGAPDIVQSAPDAITLLTGTYLVSWEVHGSVASPGLYMAFDFRAPGLIVPGGRVINTSGPVAPNRMSEGITFLVRVTAPSTTFTLTNDAFTDVSLASAIGLFSAQIMIVKISD is encoded by the coding sequence ATGATAGTGTGTATCATCTTACATAAGTTAAACGTAGCTACCGGTCCGACAGGGGATACTGGCCCTTCTGGATCAATTGGTCCGACGGGAGCTACAGGTCCAACGGGGGCAATTGGTCCAACCGGAGAGACGGGCCCAACAGGATTTACAGGTCCAACAGGAGCGACCGGTCCTACTGGGAGTACAGGACCAACGGGAGCCACCGGCCCGACAGGAGAAATTGGCCCAACGGGAGAAACAGGACCAACTGGAGTTACAGGTCCAACAGGAGCTATCGGTCCAACGGGAGCTACCGGTCCGACAGGAGCTACCGGTCCGACAGGAGCTACCGGTCCGACAGGAGCTACCGGTCCGACAGGAGCTACCGGTCCGACAGGAGCTACCGGTCCAACAGGAGAAACCGGTCAGACGGGAGCCACCGGCCCGACAGGAGCTACCGGTCCAACGGGAGTCACGGGCCCAACGGGAGCTACCGGTCCAACGGGAGTCACGGGCCCAACGGGGGCTACAGGCTCAACGGGAGCCACCGGTGATACCGGAGCCACCGGCCCGACGGGAGCTACCGGCCCGACGGGATTCACCGGCCCGACAGGACTAATAGGTCCAACGGGATCCACGGGTCCGACAGGAGCTACCGGCCCGACGGGATTCACCGGCCCAACGGGAGTTACAGGCCTAACGGGAGCCACCGGCCCAACGGGAGCCACAGGCCCAACGGGGGCTACAGGCCCAACGGGAGCCGCCGGTGATACCGGAGCCACAGGCCCGACGGGAGAAACTGGTATGGTGGGAGAAACAGGTCCAACCGGAGTAACGGGCCCGACGGGAGAAACAGGTCCGGCGGGAGAAACAGGTCCTACCGGAGTAACGGGCCCGACGGGAGCTACAGGTCCAACGGGAGCCACCGGCCCCACAGGACTAATAGGTCCAACGGGATCCACGGGTCCGACAGGAGTAACGGGTCCGACAGGAGCTACCGGCCCGACGGGATTCACCGGCCCAACGGGAGCTACAGGTCCAACGGGAGTTACCGGTCCAACAGGAGCTACCGGCCCGACGGGAATCACAGGTCCTACCGGAGTAACGGGCCCGACGGGAGCCACCGGCCCCACGGGACTAATAGGTCCAACGGGATCCACGGGTCCGACAGGAGTAACGGGTCCGACAGGAGCTACCGGCCCGACGGGATTCACCGGCCCAACGGGAGCTACAGGTCCAACGGGAGTTACCGGTCCAACAGGAGCTACCGGCCCGACGGGAATCACAGGTCCTACCGGAGTAACGGGCCCGACGGGAGCCACCGGCCCCACGGGATTCACCGGCCCAACGGGAGCTACAGGTCCAACGGGAGATACCGGTCCAACGGGAGCCACGGGCCCCACGGGAAGCACCGGTCCAACGGGGGAAACCGGTCCAACGGGAGCCACGGGTCCGACGGGAGCCACCGGCCCCACGGGAGTTACCGGTCCGACGGGAGTCACGGGCCCCACCGGTCCAACGGGGGAAACCGGTCCAACGGGAGCCACCGGTCCTACCGGAGCCACGGGTCCAACGGGAGCCACTGGTCCCACAGGGGACATTATCACAGCGAGAAACTTATTTATTGCAAATAATGAGAATATTTTAGTAGGTGGTATACAGTCTGTTCCTTTCAATGTAACTGTTATGGATAATGGTGCCCCAGATATTGTTCAATCAGCCCCTGATGCAATTACTCTATTAACTGGAACATATCTAGTATCCTGGGAAGTTCATGGTTCAGTAGCCTCTCCCGGACTTTATATGGCTTTTGATTTTAGAGCCCCAGGTTTGATTGTTCCTGGCGGAAGGGTGATTAATACCAGCGGGCCCGTAGCTCCTAATAGAATGTCTGAAGGTATCACTTTCCTTGTACGGGTTACGGCGCCAAGCACAACATTTACTTTGACGAATGATGCTTTTACAGATGTCAGTTTAGCCTCTGCAATTGGACTATTTTCAGCACAAATTATGATTGTTAAAATATCTGATTAA
- the phnE gene encoding phosphonate ABC transporter, permease protein PhnE has translation MSVYDKIFPPRKMELSNGKAVYKPASRLPLVALIVVLFTILSVKITGFDLAVLKERGYQFFVILGMMIPPAFSYSSQVWEPLFDTVKMSLLGTVVGAVTVIPFAMAASTNIIKNSVLVSVVRLFLSIVRTLPTLVTALVATYVFGLGTLAGTTAIAVFTFAYMGKILYEEIETVDMGAFEAMEAIGATKVRAFASAIIPQVLPSYISNGLFCFEGNVRYAAILGYVGAGGLGLILNEKLGWREYPSVGMILLMLFVTVFLIESVSRYCRKKLV, from the coding sequence ATGAGTGTATATGACAAGATATTTCCACCCAGGAAAATGGAATTGTCAAATGGGAAAGCCGTCTATAAGCCAGCGTCCAGACTTCCTCTCGTCGCCTTAATCGTTGTGCTTTTTACCATACTTTCCGTAAAGATCACTGGCTTTGACCTGGCCGTTTTAAAGGAGCGGGGTTACCAGTTTTTTGTCATCCTTGGAATGATGATTCCACCAGCATTTTCCTATAGCTCCCAGGTGTGGGAGCCCCTGTTTGACACGGTAAAAATGTCTCTCTTAGGAACTGTTGTAGGTGCTGTCACTGTCATACCATTTGCCATGGCTGCTTCCACCAATATTATTAAAAATTCTGTCTTAGTTAGTGTGGTAAGACTGTTTTTAAGCATTGTAAGAACCCTTCCCACCCTGGTGACCGCTCTTGTTGCGACTTATGTTTTCGGACTGGGTACCTTAGCAGGAACCACGGCAATTGCTGTGTTTACCTTTGCCTATATGGGGAAAATCCTTTACGAAGAGATTGAAACTGTGGATATGGGTGCCTTTGAAGCCATGGAAGCCATTGGAGCTACCAAAGTAAGAGCCTTTGCAAGTGCCATTATTCCACAGGTCCTGCCATCCTATATCTCAAACGGTCTGTTCTGTTTTGAGGGAAATGTCCGTTATGCAGCCATCTTAGGCTATGTAGGTGCAGGTGGTCTTGGACTCATTCTCAATGAAAAGCTGGGCTGGAGAGAGTATCCAAGTGTAGGTATGATTCTGCTCATGCTGTTTGTAACCGTATTTCTCATTGAATCGGTGAGCCGTTATTGCCGCAAGAAACTGGTATAG
- a CDS encoding collagen-like protein gives MTGPTGDIGPTGSTGPTGATGSTGARGPTGATGPMGSTGPTGATGSAGETGPTGATGPTGATGPTGTTGPTGATGPTGVTGPTGVIGPTGSTGPLGETGATGATGPTGDTDPTGDIGLTGDTGSTGATGPTGATGSTGATGPTGETGPAGATGPMGATGPTGATGPMGVTGPTGATGPTGETGPTGPTGATGPTGVTGPTGSTGPTGETGPTGTTGPTGATGPTGVTGPTGDTGPTGETGPTGATGPTGVTGPTGSTGPTGDTGPTGETGPTGTIGPTGATGPTGVTGPTGDTGPSGATGPTGATGPTGATGTTGATGPTGATGPTGVTGPTGSTGPTGVTGPTGETGPTGTIGPTGATGPTGVTGPTGDTGPTGATGPTGATGPTGVTGPTGSTGPTGDTGPTGETGPTGATGPTGVTGPTGVTGPTGVTGPTGATGSSGATGPTGATGPTGATGPTGATGPTGETGPTGATGPTGVTGPTGATGPTGATGPTGATGPTGATGPTGSTGPTGSTGPTGSTGPTGATGPTGATGPTGPSAVNNVRLVSSIESVAYVLYPPLDTEVTIATVSAEVTAGNQVKVGYTFFLDCAAVELYHFVVNIRLYRDGIQIFSRDFRDSGNVGPGTGFNLSHNISHTFVDTAPVTTTSTYEVRVITELAFSIDVMSSGRDNSIDLLII, from the coding sequence GTGACAGGCCCCACAGGAGATATAGGTCCAACAGGAAGCACTGGCCCGACAGGAGCTACGGGTTCAACAGGAGCTAGGGGGCCAACTGGTGCAACGGGTCCGATGGGGAGTACAGGTCCCACAGGAGCTACAGGTTCCGCAGGAGAAACAGGTCCAACCGGAGCTACGGGTCCGACAGGAGCTACAGGTCCGACAGGAACAACTGGTCCCACAGGAGCCACCGGTCCAACAGGAGTCACTGGCCCGACGGGAGTCATCGGCCCCACAGGAAGCACCGGCCCGTTAGGAGAAACAGGCGCTACGGGAGCGACTGGCCCAACTGGAGATACTGATCCCACAGGAGATATTGGTCTAACGGGGGATACGGGCTCAACAGGAGCCACGGGCCCGACAGGAGCCACCGGTTCAACAGGAGCCACCGGTCCGACGGGGGAAACTGGTCCAGCGGGAGCCACGGGCCCGATGGGAGCGACTGGTCCAACAGGAGCCACGGGCCCAATGGGAGTCACGGGTCCGACGGGAGCCACGGGTCCAACGGGAGAAACAGGTCCGACTGGCCCGACAGGAGCCACGGGCCCAACGGGAGTCACCGGTCCGACGGGAAGTACCGGCCCGACGGGAGAAACAGGTCCAACAGGAACCACCGGTCCAACAGGAGCTACTGGCCCAACGGGAGTCACTGGCCCAACAGGAGATACCGGCCCGACAGGAGAAACAGGTCCAACAGGAGCCACGGGCCCAACGGGAGTCACCGGTCCGACGGGAAGTACCGGCCCGACGGGAGATACCGGCCCAACGGGAGAAACCGGTCCAACAGGAACCATCGGTCCAACAGGAGCTACTGGCCCAACGGGAGTCACTGGCCCAACAGGAGATACCGGCCCGTCCGGAGCTACGGGTCCGACGGGAGCCACTGGTCCGACAGGAGCCACGGGCACAACGGGAGCCACGGGTCCGACAGGAGCCACGGGCCCAACGGGAGTCACCGGTCCGACGGGAAGTACCGGCCCGACGGGAGTTACCGGCCCAACGGGAGAAACCGGTCCAACAGGAACCATCGGTCCAACAGGAGCTACTGGCCCAACGGGAGTCACTGGCCCAACAGGAGATACCGGCCCGACGGGAGCCACTGGTCCGACAGGAGCCACGGGCCCAACGGGAGTCACCGGTCCGACGGGAAGTACCGGCCCGACAGGAGATACCGGCCCGACAGGAGAAACAGGTCCAACAGGAGCCACTGGCCCAACAGGAGTCACCGGCCCAACAGGAGTTACCGGCCCAACAGGAGTTACCGGCCCGACCGGAGCTACTGGTTCGTCGGGAGCCACGGGTCCGACAGGAGCCACTGGCCCAACGGGAGCCACAGGTCCAACAGGAGCCACGGGCCCGACAGGAGAAACAGGTCCAACAGGAGCCACGGGCCCAACAGGAGTCACCGGCCCGACCGGAGCTACTGGTCCGACGGGAGCCACGGGTCCGACAGGAGCCACTGGCCCAACGGGAGCAACCGGCCCAACGGGAAGTACCGGTCCAACGGGAAGTACCGGCCCAACGGGAAGTACCGGTCCAACGGGAGCTACCGGTCCAACTGGAGCCACTGGCCCTACCGGACCAAGCGCAGTTAATAACGTTAGACTGGTTAGTAGTATTGAAAGTGTGGCTTATGTTTTATATCCGCCTTTAGATACAGAAGTAACAATAGCAACAGTATCTGCGGAGGTAACTGCGGGTAATCAAGTAAAGGTGGGTTACACATTTTTTCTGGATTGTGCTGCAGTCGAATTATATCATTTTGTGGTTAATATACGATTATATCGTGATGGAATCCAAATTTTTAGCCGCGATTTCAGAGATAGCGGAAATGTAGGCCCAGGCACTGGTTTTAATCTTTCCCATAATATTTCGCACACCTTTGTAGACACGGCTCCTGTGACTACCACCTCCACTTATGAGGTACGTGTTATCACTGAACTTGCTTTTAGCATTGATGTAATGTCTTCAGGTCGTGATAACTCTATAGATCTCCTTATAATCTAG
- a CDS encoding ammonium transporter produces MDHGDFSWMLVCSALVFIMTPGLAFFYGGLVKRKNVVNTIMSSAIMMGVGSILWVLIGFSLSFSGDIGGVIGNLNWFGLNFDTFADTTHPYPNTLVFAIFQMMFAIIAPALITGAVAERMKFSSLVIFVALWSIIVYYPLAHMVWGGGFLFQIGSVDFAGGNVVHISSGISALVLSFLLGKRRNLGKAPYHPHNVPFVFLGAALLWFGWFGFNGGSALAANELAAHAFMTTNTAAASALLSWILIEVIKNGKPTLVGTSTGLVIGLVAITPGAGFVPIWAAIIIGALVSPICYYFINVIKPKFGYDDALDVFGCHGIGGLWGGIATGIFANTKINSAAPWNGLIYGEVTLFLRQLAAIVITIIIAVVGTLIAAKIASLITKGIKVSNKDEMIGLDVSEHGETAYPAFNGMD; encoded by the coding sequence ATGGATCACGGAGATTTTTCATGGATGCTTGTTTGTTCCGCTCTCGTATTTATCATGACCCCGGGGCTGGCATTTTTTTATGGAGGTCTGGTAAAACGAAAAAATGTTGTAAACACCATAATGTCATCAGCCATCATGATGGGAGTTGGATCAATTCTTTGGGTTTTGATCGGTTTTTCTCTCTCCTTTAGTGGAGATATTGGCGGTGTCATCGGAAATCTTAACTGGTTCGGCCTTAACTTCGATACCTTCGCCGACACCACACACCCTTACCCCAATACCCTTGTATTCGCCATCTTCCAGATGATGTTCGCCATCATTGCTCCGGCTCTTATTACCGGTGCTGTGGCAGAGCGAATGAAATTTTCCTCTCTGGTCATTTTTGTGGCATTGTGGTCCATTATCGTGTATTATCCCCTGGCGCATATGGTATGGGGCGGCGGATTCCTGTTCCAGATCGGCTCCGTAGATTTTGCTGGCGGAAACGTAGTTCACATCAGTTCTGGTATCAGTGCACTGGTTCTCTCCTTCCTTCTTGGAAAGCGAAGAAACTTAGGCAAAGCACCGTATCACCCACACAATGTACCTTTCGTATTTTTGGGAGCAGCACTTCTCTGGTTTGGCTGGTTCGGATTTAATGGAGGCAGCGCACTGGCAGCCAATGAGCTGGCAGCTCACGCATTCATGACTACCAACACAGCAGCAGCTTCTGCACTTCTTTCCTGGATTCTCATAGAAGTGATTAAAAATGGAAAGCCTACCCTGGTAGGAACCTCTACCGGTCTTGTAATCGGTCTGGTTGCCATTACCCCAGGTGCTGGATTTGTACCGATTTGGGCGGCCATCATCATCGGAGCATTGGTAAGCCCGATTTGCTATTACTTTATCAATGTAATTAAGCCTAAGTTTGGCTATGACGATGCACTTGATGTATTCGGATGCCATGGCATTGGAGGACTTTGGGGCGGTATTGCAACTGGTATCTTTGCAAATACCAAGATTAATTCCGCAGCACCATGGAATGGTCTTATATACGGAGAAGTTACCTTATTCCTTCGTCAGCTTGCAGCCATTGTTATCACCATCATCATTGCTGTTGTAGGAACCCTTATAGCCGCTAAGATCGCTTCTCTGATTACCAAAGGAATCAAGGTATCCAATAAGGATGAGATGATCGGACTTGACGTATCGGAGCATGGCGAAACTGCTTATCCGGCATTTAATGGTATGGATTAA
- a CDS encoding recombinase family protein: MIVNDNRTRSELSKFRNEYRVAVYLRLSKEDESIGQSISIENQRNILIQYILSQGWTCYQVYIDDGYSGLRFDRPGFLRLLGDIESKKINLVITKDLSRLGRDYIVTGYYLERYFPEKNIRYIALSDGIDTSAPGSVSDIGPFKSLLNDMYAKDISMKIRFVFDEKRKRGQFIGAFAPYGYLKDPDNKNKLIVDPYASAIVKRMYNLYINDNSMGAIAKILNEENIPSPIAYKETFCNYKNKRTDRRLWNQGMVKNVFTNPTYLGHMAQKRSEKINYKTKKMKSYKQSEWIIVENTHEPIIEQEQYNLVQKLIDKKTVLYGRKSGAKHLLNGLVYCKECGSKLTYKQVNGKHKMNCMTYLRHGKNYCCSHYIDEETLDSFIVEELRKISLKALPNDFYKQFGSLEKKEKADMYSVELVQLEKRRMEIQTFMKKLYEDKVNKIITNDTFITLINDYIKEKENVNTRYEQMKKLQQVLNSNNQDSDNYEKVLTDIIQFQVPDKTILTQLIERIEIDKERNVFIHYNFKNPLPEE, translated from the coding sequence ATGATTGTTAACGATAACCGTACCAGGTCAGAGCTTAGTAAATTCAGAAATGAATACAGAGTTGCTGTTTATTTAAGGCTATCAAAGGAAGACGAATCAATCGGTCAGTCCATTAGTATTGAGAACCAAAGAAATATTTTAATCCAATACATACTTTCACAGGGCTGGACTTGTTATCAGGTATATATTGATGACGGATACTCAGGTTTGCGTTTTGACCGCCCCGGATTTTTACGGTTATTAGGTGATATTGAAAGTAAAAAAATCAATTTAGTTATAACAAAAGATCTGTCACGATTAGGACGTGATTATATAGTGACCGGTTATTATCTGGAACGGTACTTCCCGGAAAAAAATATCCGATATATTGCTTTAAGTGATGGCATAGACACCAGCGCTCCAGGCAGCGTCAGTGATATTGGACCGTTCAAATCTCTTTTAAATGACATGTACGCAAAAGATATTTCAATGAAAATCCGTTTTGTATTTGATGAAAAAAGAAAAAGGGGCCAGTTCATTGGTGCGTTTGCCCCTTACGGATATTTAAAGGACCCTGATAACAAAAATAAATTAATTGTTGACCCCTATGCCTCGGCCATCGTGAAACGTATGTACAATCTATATATCAATGACAACAGCATGGGCGCCATAGCTAAAATCTTAAACGAAGAAAATATTCCCTCCCCCATTGCTTACAAAGAGACCTTCTGTAATTATAAAAACAAGAGGACCGATCGAAGGTTATGGAACCAGGGAATGGTAAAAAATGTATTTACAAATCCAACCTATCTGGGCCATATGGCACAAAAAAGATCAGAGAAGATAAACTATAAAACTAAGAAAATGAAGAGCTATAAACAATCAGAATGGATTATAGTTGAGAATACTCATGAACCAATCATAGAGCAGGAACAATATAATTTAGTACAAAAATTAATAGATAAAAAGACCGTTCTTTATGGGAGAAAGAGCGGTGCGAAGCATCTTTTAAATGGGCTTGTGTATTGCAAAGAATGTGGTTCTAAGCTCACTTATAAACAGGTAAATGGGAAACATAAGATGAACTGTATGACTTATTTAAGACACGGAAAAAACTATTGCTGCAGTCATTATATTGATGAAGAAACCCTGGATTCATTTATTGTGGAGGAGCTTAGAAAAATCTCTTTAAAAGCATTACCCAATGATTTTTATAAACAATTTGGCTCTTTAGAAAAAAAGGAAAAAGCGGATATGTACAGTGTTGAGCTGGTTCAGCTGGAGAAAAGACGTATGGAAATACAGACCTTTATGAAAAAATTATACGAGGATAAGGTAAATAAAATCATAACAAATGATACTTTTATTACTCTCATCAATGACTATATTAAAGAAAAGGAAAATGTAAACACACGATACGAACAAATGAAAAAATTGCAGCAGGTGCTAAACTCAAACAACCAGGATAGTGATAACTATGAAAAGGTTCTTACAGATATCATTCAATTCCAGGTACCAGATAAGACCATTTTAACTCAATTAATTGAAAGAATCGAAATAGACAAAGAAAGGAATGTCTTTATTCACTACAATTTCAAGAATCCTTTACCAGAAGAATAG
- a CDS encoding P-II family nitrogen regulator, producing the protein MKKIEAFIRPEKLEDIKEIMEEQKLNGLSISQVMGCGNQKGWTEYVRGAEVDYNFLTKIKIEMVVADDQAETVISAITKKAYTGEFGDGKIFISDIQDAVRIRTGERGEDAIK; encoded by the coding sequence ATGAAGAAAATAGAAGCATTTATCCGTCCGGAGAAGCTGGAGGATATTAAAGAAATCATGGAAGAGCAGAAGTTAAACGGCTTGAGCATCAGCCAGGTTATGGGCTGTGGAAATCAGAAGGGCTGGACAGAATATGTCCGCGGTGCTGAGGTCGATTATAACTTTCTTACAAAGATAAAGATCGAAATGGTTGTGGCTGATGACCAGGCTGAAACGGTTATCAGTGCAATTACAAAAAAAGCTTATACCGGTGAATTTGGTGATGGAAAGATTTTTATTTCCGATATTCAGGATGCGGTTCGTATTCGTACCGGAGAGCGTGGAGAAGATGCGATTAAATAG